A genomic window from Daphnia carinata strain CSIRO-1 chromosome 9, CSIRO_AGI_Dcar_HiC_V3, whole genome shotgun sequence includes:
- the LOC130688445 gene encoding 3 beta-hydroxysteroid dehydrogenase type 7-like has product MGSEVVLVTGGQGFLGQHIIRLLQEDPKVAEIRVIDKKTFTNRIGFEEKKAVKSFVADVSKPETMGNDIFEGVNCVIHTAAETGFSHFPSAKKLEEVNVNGTRHVIHKCITANVGCLIFTSTAHVVIPKKDPLFLATEHLAKAPPKDGFLFGHYGRTKYDAENLIREANGKRLADGSGNLATLCLRPTLLYGELDPYYVTHALKIANDHGGCLYRIGWGGERIQVTYAGNAAWAHILAKDQLMKDPTIIGGEVIFITDDTVIQNSFEFLDPFLKARSMKASSFVYPATLAVIFVLFLHFVSRMLRPLVHLKNPFPHPATLYFIVCFYCFNRLKATLRLGYKPIYSPEEAISKSLDYYKNVPLS; this is encoded by the exons ATGGGCTCCGAAGTTGTTCTTGTTACCG gaGGCCAAGGGTTCCTTGGGCAACACATCATTCGCTTGCTTCAGGAAGACCCAAAAGTAGCCGAGATCCGTGTCATTGACAAAAAAACGTTTACCAATCGTATTG GCTTCGAGGAGAAAAAGGCCGTAAAATCATTCGTGGCTGATGTTTCTAAACCAGAGACCATGGGAAATGACATCTTTGAAGGTGTAAATTGCGTCATCCATACCGCTGCCGAAACGGGATTTAGCCATTTCCCTTCTGCTAAAAAATTGGAAGAGGTCAACGTTAACG GTACTCGCCACGTAATACACAAGTGCATCACAGCCAATGTAGGATGTTTGATCTTTACAAGTACTGCTCACGTGGTGATACCCAAGAAAGATCCGCTCTTCTTGGCCACTGAGCATTTGGCAAAAGCTCCTCCTAAAGACGGTTTTCTTTTCGGTCATTACGGTCGAACTAAATACGATGCAGAGAATCTAATCAGAGAAGCCAATGGAAAACGTTTAGCCGATG GTTCGGGAAATCTCGCGACGCTTTGCCTTCGTCCTACTCTGCTATACGGGGAATTAGACCCATATTACGTCACACATGCCTTGAAGATCGCTAATGACCATGGCGGCTGCTTGTACCGGATTGGATGGGGTGGGGAAAGAATTCAAGTCACGTATGCTG GAAACGCAGCTTGGGCTCATATCCTTGCCAAGGATCAGCTGATGAAGGACCCAACGATCATTGGCGGTGAAGTAATATTTATCACGGATGACACTGTCATTCAAAACTCTTTTGAATTCCTAGATCCCTTCTTGAAAGCTCGATCGATGAAAGCATCATCGTTTGTTTATCCGGCTACTCTTGCTGtaatttttgttctctttctgCATTTTGTGTCGCGTATGCTGCGACCACTAGTGCACCTAAAAAACCCTTTTCCGCATCCAGCAACACTttatttcattgtctgtttttaCTGTTTTAATCGGCTCAAGGCTACTCTACGTCTCGGATACAAACCTATTTACAGTCCTGAGGAGGCGATTAGTAAGTCGTTGGATTATTATAAAAATGTTCCCTTGTCCTAA
- the LOC130688437 gene encoding probable tRNA (uracil-O(2)-)-methyltransferase: MAETFWSALKVWSQKPHVVNKRLTGVASVAHWKCTSLFSSWEEIVEKHLELTGLNEVEIEKRMNSHLWSKSEHWTVENHEENTCFASVRRCLPKQTRRHQTVLELEVIDFKLKCAVYVPLNEATEGEIENLIPPCPYAAFLGPSDIELKVFKSDARGEWLLLNVLPKLRKWYAEMDNHSTVDSVHLVSLEAYNNLYQELKKKYVPNIAKVWPECTDPQKFIHEDVAIATYLILLWRQEQKELELDVDYRQSFIDIGCGNGLLVYLLTSEGYPGKGIDIRARKIWSLYPPEIQLEVSTLVPSEETYFLEFDWLLGNHSDELTPWLPVMALQSSIKRHPDHLPTRYWVLPCCPFSFWGKFQREKFNSANSSRYFEYLRFIADIGRHCGYEVEEDRLRIPSTRRTCFVGTIHKKSDSEWADLLKIKTNMIALSKGGVQETMFQPRSAVELIRNCTRVERSIQDAFVNLTAKHLLKCGSQKQPGEWNQGGEINLTDLVTLVSQEFKDLSRLKNECGGIQTLLRNHSHIFVVQNKCVRFRSPQEISIDEWRNQQKNRVAKRKPRLAANACAATKMKACWFFANHPDGCPLTQESCRYVH; encoded by the exons ATGGCAGAAACGTTTTGGAGTGCTCTGAAGGTGTGGAGCCAAAAACCACATGTAGTCAACAAACGCCTGACAGGTGTTGCATCCGTAGCCCACTGGAAATGTACATCCCTTTTTTCATCATGGGAAGAAATCgttgaaaaacatttagaaTTAACTGGTCTTAATGAGGTAGAAATAGAAAAGCGAATGAACAGTCATCTGTGGTCCAAATCAGAACACTGGACTGTTGAAAATCATGAAGAAAACACATGCTTTGCCTCGGTCAGAAGATGTTTGCCGAAGCAAACACGTCGCCATCAGACTGTTCTTGAGCTTGAAGTTATAG ATTTTAAACTTAAGTGCGCTGTTTATGTACCATTAAACGAAGCTACTGAAGGGGAAATCGAAAACCTCATTCCTCCTTGCCCATATGCCGCATTTTTGGGACCTTCGGACATTGagctaaaagtttttaa AAGCGATGCCAGAGGCGAATGGCTTCTTCTTAACGTCTTGCCTAAGTTGAGAAAATGGTATGCTGAGATGGATAATCATTCTACCGTTGACTCTGTTCATTTG gTATCATTAGAGGCCTATAACAACCTCTACCaagagttgaaaaaaaaatatgttccTAACATTGCAAAG GTTTGGCCTGAATGCACCGACCCGCAAAAATTTATCCACGAGGATGTAGCTATTGCTACTTACCTAATCCTCTTGTGGCGTCAGGAACAGAAAGAACTTGAACTAGATGTCGATTACAGGCAGTCTTTTATCGACATTGGATGCGGAAACGGCCTTTTGGTTTACCTACTAACATCAGAAGGATATCCTGGGAAGGGCATCGATATTCGAGCTCGCAAGATATGGTCCTTATATCCGCCAGAAATCCAACTCGAG GTATCGACTTTGGTGCCGTCTGAAGAGACTTACTTTCTCGAGTTTGATTGGCTATTGGGAAATCACTCAGATGAGCTGACTCCCTGGCTCCCCGTTATGGCATTAcagagttcgatcaagaggcATCCAGACCACCTACCCACCCGGTACTGGGTCCTGCCTTGTTGTCCGTTTTCATTTTGGGGCAAATTTCAGCGCGAAAAATTCAATTCGGCCAACAGTTCTCGTTATTTCGAATATCTGCGCTTCATTGCCGATATTGGACGTCATTGCGGCTACGAGGTTGAAGAAGACAGACTGCGAATCCCTTCTACAAGGCGTACGTGTTTCGTAGGCACCATTCATAAAAAGAGTGACTCTGAATGGGCCGATTTGctgaaaatcaaaacaaacatgatCGCGTTGAGCAAAGGAGGCGTTCAAGAAACCATGTTTCAGCCACGTTCTGCCGTAGAACTTATCCGCAACTGTACGAGAGTGGAACGAAGTATACAGGATGCGTTCGTTAATTTGACTGCCAAACATTTGCTTAAATGTGGATCCCAGAAACAGCCCGGGGAATGGAATCAAGGAGGTGAAATTAATTTAACCGACCTGGTAACGTTGGTGAGTCAAGAGTTCAAAGATTTAAGCCGATTAAAAAATGAGTGTGGAGGAATCCAGACATTGCTCCGAAATCATTCTCATATCTTCGTGGTGCAAAACAAGTGTGTACGTTTTCGTTCTCCACAAGAGATTTCAATTGACGAATGGCGGAACCAACAGAAAAATCGTGTAGCAAAAAGGAAACCGCGCTTAGCTGCAAATGCTTGCGCAGCTACGAAAATGAAAGCTTGCTGGTTTTTCGCGAATCATCCAGATGGATGTCCTTTGACACAAGAATCATGCCGATATGTTCATTAA